In Panacibacter microcysteis, the genomic stretch ATGCTTAGCTTTAATTTTTGTGAGACGGGGCTGCATAATACTGCTCAAAGCCTTTTACAGCCTTACCGCCAGCCGGCGGTCCGCATATTTCGGCGTTTAAAACATTGTGCAATATCTGCGTGTAGTTTCCCTAAAAAACACCAGGATAGTAAGCCTGGTTTGTCCGTTTTTAGCGTGGGTAAAAATAGCTTTACACCCATTTCACTTTTGTGCAATATTAGTTCAATCATTTAAAACACAAAAAAAACCACTGGTTGCGGCTGGCTTACCAGCTTTTTTAAAACCGCAGGTTTGCATAAAGTGAGAAAGCGTATTTGAAGGTTACTGTTGTTGCTTTAAGAAGTCTACGATCATTTTTTGAATGCCTGCATCGCGGTAAATTTTATTGTGTCCTAAACCCGAGGTGGTAACAAATTTAATGTAAGGCAAACCCTCTTCCTGTATTTTCAATGTATCGGAGTAAGGGCATATAAGATCGTCTGTATCATGTATCCAAAGAATGTTTGCTTTAAAGTGATGTACGGCACGGGAGGTTGAATACCATGCTGGTGGAAGCCCACGTGTACGCTCTATTTCTTCATTCACCATAAGCCTGTAACTAAGGGGCAGGTTTAGCAGGCGGAAAAAAATATCAAGTTGAGAGGTAGTTTCTGTTGCAGGTGCAATCAGCACCACATTTTTTTTAGCATCGTTGATCTTTTCCATCGCAAAGGAGGTGGCCATGCCGCCAACCGAATGTGCGATAATGCCATCCAACGGCCCGAAACGGTTTTCTATCTCAACAATGATATCGCCATAAACAGCCGCATTTAAAAATTTTCCCTCACTTTGCCCGTGACCCTGCGCATCAAAAGCAAGTACGGTAAAATGCTGTTGTGTTAAGAGTTGTATGTATTTTTCAAAACGGTAAGCACAACTATTCATACCATGGCAAATCAACACAGTTGGGGCACCCTGCACATTGCTTTTCCACCTGAAGCCTCTTATGTTGAAACCGTTAAAGTCAAACGACAGTTTTTCGGCCTTATGAAAAATTGCAGGCCGTTCTGCCTTACGGTGTGTGAGGTATGGTGTAAAGAATAACTTGAGAAAAGATGCAGCCGCCTTTTGCGGTGAAAACTTTTGTATTATTTTGAACTTTGTACTGTAAAGCTTTATAATAATACGCTGTGTTAAACTGAATTGCATAAACGTCAAAGATATGAAGGTAGTAATAATCGGCTCGGGAAATGTAGCAACTGTATTAGGTAAGATGATACATCATGCCGGGCATGCAATTGTACAGGTATATGGCAGAAATGCCGGCAGCGTGGCAAATGTGGCCGGTATATTATCAGCTGAAGCGGTTGTTGATGCAACTGCAATTGATGCAACCGCAGATATCTACCTTATTGCTGTTAGTGATAATGCCATACAGGCTGTTGCCAAACAACTATCACCTAACAATAAAATTGTGGTACATACTTCGGGTGCGGCATCAAAAAGAATACTGGAAGGCTGCACAGCAAATTATGGCGTGTTGTACCCACTGCAAAGTATCCGTAAAGAAAAATTACATACGCCTGCTGTTCCCTTCCTGGTCGATGGCGCGAATGATTACACGCTGGAGTTGCTGAAGACTTTTGCTGCGGGTTTTTCGCCGTATGTATCCGTGGCTGATGATGAACAAAGGCTGCGGCTGCACATTGCGGCGGTGTTTGTATCAAACTTTACCAATCACCTGTATGCGGTTACACATGACTACTGCGATAAAGAGGCGGTACCCTTTAATATGCTTGTGCCATTGATACAGGAAACCGCACTGCGGTTGTCAGACTTCCCGGCCAGGGCAGTGCAAACCGGCCCTGCCATCAGGAATGACAACGATACTATAAACCGGCACCTGCACGAACTGGAAAACTACCCGGAAATGAAAATTTTGTATAAGCTGTTTACAGAAAGTATCAAGGGTACCTATCTAAAATAAAAGTCCCCACCGGAAAACCAGGCAGGGAATTGTTATGAGCAAGCAACCGATCGTAAATGAGGGATCAAAATAAGGGATAATATTTCGAACAAACAAGTGTTAGTTATTTATTTTTTGAAAATATTTTTTCTTCTTTGATCAGTGGTTGACTTTCAGGCTGTTAACATTTGTGATGCCTGACCGCCCGACGCGCTGCAGCCGCCATAACAACCGAACCCCGAACCGAGCGTGGCAACAGGCGATGCCATTATTGGTGCTGCCGGCTTCATAAATATTCAACGGGTAATTACCACAATCCATTTGATATACTGCTGCAAGGTGCTTTACATTTGCAACCTTATTATGAACGTACTCGAACTTTTTCAATCGGTTACCACTTTTGTTTTTGATGTTGACGGCGTTTTAACTGACGGCACTCTGCTTGTGATGCCCAACGGTCTTATGGCCCGCCGCATGAATATTAAAGATGGCTACGCCATGCAACTGGCTATAAAAAAGGGTTACAACGTGGTAATTATTTCAGGCGGCAATTCCCCTGAAGTAGAGGAGCGGTTAAATAAACTGGGTGTAAAAGATGTATACATGCGGGTGGAAGACAAACGCACCGTGTTGCACAATTATATGCAGCTGCACGACGTTTCGGTAAACCAACTATTGTTTATGGGCGATGATGTGCCCGACCTGGAGGTAATGCATGTTGTTGGAATGCCTTGCTGCCCCTGCGATGCCGTGATTGAAGTAAAAGGTATCTCAAAATATATTTCACCTTTTAAAGGTGGCGAAGGTTGTGTAAGAGATGTAATTGAGAAAGTGATGAAACTGCGCAACCACTGGAGCATAGACACGCATATCAGGGCACAATAATTTTATCTGGTGGTTCCATTTCTTCCAGCTTATTTTGCACACTAAACTTTTTGTTTGAAACTGATCACAGCATTTGCACGTCTGGTACGCTGGCCAAACCTTGTTTTCATAGGTTTAACGCAGGCATTGTTTGTGTACTGCATTGTAAAACCCATCTTTAGTGAAAGCCCGCTGCAGCCCAATGTGCATGGACTCAATTTTGTGCTTATCTCATTATCGTCTATCCTGATTGCTGCCGCCGGTTACATTATCAACGATTATTTTGACCTGAATATTGACCTGGTAAACAAGCCGGATAAACTGGTGGTAGACAGGGTTATTAAAAGGCGCTGGGCCATTCTCTGGCATATTCTGCTAAGTGCGGCAGGTATTGCCATCGGTTTTTACATAGATTTTACCAGTAAAATATGGCTGCTCGGTTTTTCCAATGCCATCTGCGTGGCAGTACTGTTTGTTTATTCCACCACATTTAAAAGAAAGTTGCTGATAGGCAACCTGCTTATTTCGTTGCTGACCGCATGGGTCATTCTTGTAGTGGCGTGGTGTGAGTACAATCATCTCATCCATTTAAAGAACGGGCTGCATGCAGAAAAGATTCTGCGCGAAACCTTTTTATATGCTGGCTTTGCATTTGTTATTTCACTTATACGGGAAGTGGTAAAAGATATGGAAGATGTGGAAGGAGACAGGCGTTACGGGTGCACCACTATGCCCATTGCATGGGGCATCAATGCTACCAAG encodes the following:
- a CDS encoding alpha/beta hydrolase; the protein is MQFSLTQRIIIKLYSTKFKIIQKFSPQKAAASFLKLFFTPYLTHRKAERPAIFHKAEKLSFDFNGFNIRGFRWKSNVQGAPTVLICHGMNSCAYRFEKYIQLLTQQHFTVLAFDAQGHGQSEGKFLNAAVYGDIIVEIENRFGPLDGIIAHSVGGMATSFAMEKINDAKKNVVLIAPATETTSQLDIFFRLLNLPLSYRLMVNEEIERTRGLPPAWYSTSRAVHHFKANILWIHDTDDLICPYSDTLKIQEEGLPYIKFVTTSGLGHNKIYRDAGIQKMIVDFLKQQQ
- a CDS encoding Rossmann-like and DUF2520 domain-containing protein, yielding MKVVIIGSGNVATVLGKMIHHAGHAIVQVYGRNAGSVANVAGILSAEAVVDATAIDATADIYLIAVSDNAIQAVAKQLSPNNKIVVHTSGAASKRILEGCTANYGVLYPLQSIRKEKLHTPAVPFLVDGANDYTLELLKTFAAGFSPYVSVADDEQRLRLHIAAVFVSNFTNHLYAVTHDYCDKEAVPFNMLVPLIQETALRLSDFPARAVQTGPAIRNDNDTINRHLHELENYPEMKILYKLFTESIKGTYLK
- a CDS encoding KdsC family phosphatase, translated to MNVLELFQSVTTFVFDVDGVLTDGTLLVMPNGLMARRMNIKDGYAMQLAIKKGYNVVIISGGNSPEVEERLNKLGVKDVYMRVEDKRTVLHNYMQLHDVSVNQLLFMGDDVPDLEVMHVVGMPCCPCDAVIEVKGISKYISPFKGGEGCVRDVIEKVMKLRNHWSIDTHIRAQ
- a CDS encoding geranylgeranylglycerol-phosphate geranylgeranyltransferase, which translates into the protein MKLITAFARLVRWPNLVFIGLTQALFVYCIVKPIFSESPLQPNVHGLNFVLISLSSILIAAAGYIINDYFDLNIDLVNKPDKLVVDRVIKRRWAILWHILLSAAGIAIGFYIDFTSKIWLLGFSNAICVAVLFVYSTTFKRKLLIGNLLISLLTAWVILVVAWCEYNHLIHLKNGLHAEKILRETFLYAGFAFVISLIREVVKDMEDVEGDRRYGCTTMPIAWGINATKVFVGVWLVVLIAVLVIVQVYAMQLGWYWSVAYCIAAIIIPLLWIFRKLFSANKPDDYHRLSTVIKLVMFAGILSMIFFRIYRT